A stretch of the Candidatus Latescibacter sp. genome encodes the following:
- a CDS encoding CehA/McbA family metallohydrolase — MKRPEILFDAPTRVEPERPLPLFLFIKDADRYPVVLEDVSIHLHYENGMRRIGRFPYGGLRIDTPIWWDSFNIHPEFSGQAIMHCSIRLRLGKKHVIVYMDNYRGSGKTPLSVNVSSSKLPTGEGWYHGDIHCHTYYTSDQVEFGAPLEAMAFAGYCMGMDWMAATDHSYDLDDRENDYRAEDPLHTKWRMMKNESQTLTDSLRSFTVIPGEEVTCRTHEGRNCHLLALNADAFIKGSGDSGERGLSSTTERTVGEAVAECLEWGGLACAAHPLEHIPLLERLFLGRGSWTLPDMETPGLSALQIHNGIRDRGFTLGMRTWIQLLLQGRRISAFGGNDAHGDLNYRRGVSLPFLSLYESRKRAFGGVRTLVYAPSQSAADITEALRAGRAQVTEGPFIDLTVAAGDRVAHPGGTVSPGRFTVRAVLKSSPEFGLVKTARILAGRKGAHEEQVLAALDVFPRTDYQYLYEGACDLGDLLYIRAECETVKGKLCFTNPVWVGRE; from the coding sequence ATGAAAAGGCCTGAAATCCTCTTCGATGCTCCGACCCGTGTAGAGCCGGAACGGCCTTTACCCCTGTTCCTGTTCATCAAGGACGCCGACCGGTATCCTGTGGTGCTTGAGGATGTTTCGATTCATCTCCACTATGAAAATGGTATGAGACGAATCGGCCGGTTCCCGTACGGCGGTCTCAGGATCGATACTCCGATCTGGTGGGATTCTTTCAACATTCACCCGGAGTTTTCCGGGCAGGCGATCATGCACTGTTCCATCCGCCTGCGCCTTGGAAAAAAGCATGTCATCGTTTACATGGACAACTATCGCGGGAGCGGGAAAACGCCGCTCTCGGTCAACGTTTCCTCCTCGAAGCTGCCCACCGGAGAGGGGTGGTATCACGGAGATATTCACTGCCACACCTATTATACCTCCGACCAGGTGGAATTCGGCGCCCCGCTCGAAGCAATGGCATTTGCCGGGTACTGCATGGGGATGGACTGGATGGCCGCCACCGACCATTCCTACGATCTCGATGATCGGGAAAACGATTATCGCGCCGAGGATCCTCTCCATACAAAATGGCGCATGATGAAAAACGAATCGCAGACGCTTACCGATTCCCTCCGGTCATTCACGGTGATTCCCGGCGAGGAGGTCACCTGCCGTACCCACGAAGGCCGTAACTGTCACCTCCTGGCGCTGAACGCCGATGCATTCATCAAAGGCTCCGGCGACAGCGGTGAGCGCGGTCTCTCCTCAACCACAGAGCGCACAGTCGGTGAAGCGGTCGCCGAATGCCTTGAATGGGGAGGCCTGGCCTGCGCTGCCCATCCGCTGGAGCACATTCCTCTGCTTGAAAGGCTTTTTCTGGGTCGTGGCTCATGGACGCTCCCGGACATGGAGACGCCCGGTTTATCAGCCCTGCAGATCCATAACGGGATCCGTGACAGAGGATTTACTTTGGGAATGCGAACATGGATACAACTCCTTCTCCAGGGAAGACGAATCTCTGCATTCGGAGGGAATGACGCCCACGGAGATCTCAATTACCGGCGGGGTGTGAGCCTGCCCTTCCTGTCGCTCTACGAATCGAGAAAACGCGCTTTCGGCGGCGTCCGCACCCTGGTTTACGCCCCCTCCCAGTCTGCGGCGGATATCACGGAGGCGCTTCGGGCAGGCCGCGCCCAGGTAACCGAGGGGCCTTTCATCGATCTCACTGTGGCGGCGGGAGACCGTGTCGCCCATCCCGGCGGAACCGTTTCTCCGGGGCGGTTCACCGTTCGGGCAGTTCTGAAATCATCTCCGGAATTCGGCCTTGTCAAAACCGCGCGCATCCTGGCCGGCCGGAAGGGAGCGCATGAGGAACAGGTTCTCGCCGCGCTTGATGTATTCCCTCGCACGGATTACCAGTACCTCTACGAAGGCGCATGTGATCTCGGAGACCTCCTCTATATCCGCGCCGAGTGCGAAACCGTAAAGGGCAAACTCTGCTTCACCAATCCTGTGTGGGTGGGTAGAGAATAG
- a CDS encoding aminotransferase class IV, with the protein MKPDIWVNGQFIPWDQASIHPLCHSLQRGATLFESLDCKEAVNGRAAIFRLKLHLRRFEISAEIIGMPLPYDSAAIEKAVIDTVARSGLKDCAIRPLAFYAEPLLDLLPGDTPVTLLIGLGDFHLAPPMIRMTISHRRKIDSSCMPVKAKVSGNYITPLLAKSEAIKAGYNDSILLDRDGFVAEATTANIFIVEKGKLVTAPDDTILLGVTRDSILVIAQKLGIPASLEKFGPDRLLAADEVILCSSGNEIKPVIQVDDRIIGNGGMGPVTERLKDYYSDVIVGKIPEFEHWLTYV; encoded by the coding sequence ATGAAACCGGATATCTGGGTGAACGGACAATTCATTCCCTGGGACCAGGCCAGCATTCATCCGCTGTGTCACAGTCTGCAGCGGGGCGCCACATTGTTCGAAAGTCTGGACTGTAAGGAAGCAGTAAACGGCAGGGCGGCGATTTTCAGACTGAAGCTGCACCTACGGCGCTTCGAGATTTCCGCCGAGATTATCGGTATGCCTCTTCCCTACGATTCCGCAGCCATTGAAAAAGCCGTGATCGACACGGTGGCAAGAAGCGGATTGAAAGATTGCGCCATCCGTCCCCTGGCATTCTATGCTGAACCGTTGCTGGATCTGCTTCCGGGGGATACCCCGGTAACCTTGCTGATAGGACTGGGAGATTTTCATCTCGCCCCTCCCATGATCCGTATGACCATCAGCCACAGGCGCAAGATAGACAGTTCCTGCATGCCGGTCAAGGCGAAGGTTTCCGGCAATTATATCACCCCGCTTCTGGCGAAATCCGAGGCGATCAAAGCCGGATACAACGATTCCATCCTGCTGGACCGTGATGGATTCGTGGCGGAAGCTACCACCGCCAATATTTTCATCGTGGAGAAAGGGAAGCTGGTCACTGCTCCCGATGACACTATTCTCCTCGGTGTCACCCGTGACAGCATCCTTGTAATCGCGCAGAAGCTCGGGATCCCGGCGAGCCTGGAAAAATTCGGGCCCGACCGTCTCCTCGCCGCCGATGAAGTGATCCTGTGCAGCTCCGGGAACGAGATCAAGCCGGTTATCCAGGTCGATGACCGTATCATCGGAAACGGCGGCATGGGGCCGGTTACCGAGCGACTGAAAGATTATTACAGCGATGTGATCGTGGGAAAGATACCTGAGTTTGAACATTGGCTGACGTATGTGTAA